A single genomic interval of Ruminococcus sp. NK3A76 harbors:
- a CDS encoding sigma-70 family RNA polymerase sigma factor, translating to MTDGELLELLRAEPERGLAEVLDTYSAYVYKIAYSKLGSVCSKEDIEEAVSDIFLMFYEYGRKKGFELPSVGAYLSVIAKRRSINLYKKLITKSEAVSLDEIEDYVGESAAADGRRREIIETIKQLGEPDSEIILRRYFIGQKSREIAGDLGLKQNTVDKKISRGLKKLKEILEKEGM from the coding sequence ATGACTGACGGCGAGCTGCTTGAGCTGCTGAGAGCCGAGCCCGAACGTGGGCTTGCAGAGGTGCTTGATACATACAGCGCATATGTTTACAAAATAGCATATTCAAAACTCGGCTCGGTATGCTCAAAGGAGGACATCGAGGAGGCCGTGAGCGACATTTTCCTGATGTTTTACGAATACGGCAGGAAAAAGGGCTTTGAGCTGCCCTCGGTGGGGGCTTATCTTTCGGTGATAGCAAAGCGGCGGAGCATAAATCTCTACAAAAAGCTAATCACAAAAAGCGAGGCTGTATCGCTTGACGAGATAGAGGACTATGTAGGCGAGAGTGCCGCAGCAGACGGCAGGCGGCGTGAGATCATTGAAACGATAAAACAGCTCGGCGAGCCCGACAGCGAGATAATACTCCGCAGATACTTCATCGGGCAAAAGAGCCGTGAGATAGCCGGCGACCTTGGATTAAAGCAGAACACAGTAGACAAAAAGATTTCGAGAGGGCTTAAAAAGCTGAAAGAGATACTTGAAAAGGAGGGAATGTGA
- a CDS encoding CPCC family cysteine-rich protein, producing MKDLRKCDCCGAYTISEPHDICPFCGWEDDACQRKNPEDTGANSVTLIEARANFKRFGRAEAGDR from the coding sequence GTGAAAGACTTAAGAAAATGCGACTGCTGCGGCGCATACACTATAAGCGAGCCGCACGACATATGCCCCTTCTGCGGCTGGGAGGACGATGCCTGCCAGCGCAAGAACCCCGAAGACACCGGCGCAAACTCCGTCACGCTCATTGAAGCGAGGGCGAATTTCAAGCGCTTCGGCAGGGCGGAGGCAGGCGACAGGTAA